One genomic region from Drosophila nasuta strain 15112-1781.00 unplaced genomic scaffold, ASM2355853v1 ctg20_pilon, whole genome shotgun sequence encodes:
- the LOC132797786 gene encoding uncharacterized protein LOC132797786 gives MKKDYDLRICTWNVRTLNWEGASIQLADALEKLKADITAIQEMRWTGQGCSKRANCDIYYSCHAERREFGCGFVVSRRLRHHVSISPHIICAHAPTEEKDDAAKDAFYARLEDTYDRCPNHDVKIILGDFNAKVGRERIFDRTVGQFSLHETTSNNGFRLIDFAAARNMVVSSTRFRHLDIHKATWLSPDQKTRNQIDHVVIDGRHASSVMDAAITTDSNSLLHSPLGTAPPTNPLPVDAGGLWAHISHSMRAAAETAIGFKRPPTRNQWYDEECRIAAAAKNAAYRRTLQSAATRATCERYREKRKEERRLFRRKKREKEKRECEELQVLQDRNDARKFYQQVNRLTHGFKTGASNCRDENGNLVTDTQCTLRLWRAHFSKLLAGDDGTNPAIGGSNPIPPIDDNVDIPLPSHDEVRVAIMRLKNNKAAGADGLPAELFKAGGEELIRCMHQLFCRIWLEESMPNDWNLSVLCPVLKKGDPTICTNYRGISLIAISYKVLSSVICERLKPYTSTLIGPYQCGFRPGKSTIDQIFTLRQILEKTHENGIDTHHLFVDYKAAFDSPTRERLYATMSEFGIPAKLIRLCRMTLSSTISSVKLLAYADDIDIIGRSKRDVTAAFSAIEKESAKVGLAVNEGKTKYMLSTSREARRLDSQVVADNYMFEVVKEFTYLGTAINTKNDVSLEIKRRITLANRCYFGLKAWVVSMTDAAALGVFERKILRKIFGPVRIGDDFRIRMNHELY, from the exons atgaaaaaggaCTACGATTTAAGGATATGCACCTGGAATGTCCGAACCCTTAATTGGGAAGGTGCCTCTATCCAACTGGCGGATGCCCTCGAGAAATTAAAGGCTGACATTACCGCCATCCAGGAAATGAGATGGACAGGACAAGGTTGTTCCAAGCGAGCAAACTGTGATATTTACTACAGCTGCCATGCGGAGAGGCGCGAATTTGGATGCGGATTTGTAGTAAGCCGGAGACTTCGCCACCACGTCTCAATTTCACCCCA CATAATTTGCGCGCACGCCCCGACGGAGGAGAAGGACGATGCTGCTAAGGATGCATTCTACGCGAGACTCGAGGACACATACGACCGCTGCCCAAACCACGACGTGAAGATCATCCTCGGGGACTTCAACGCAAAGGTTGGGCGCGAACGCATCTTTGACCGCACCGTCGGTCAATTCAGCCTCCACGAGACCACCTCGAACAACGGTTTCAGGCTGATTGACTTCGCCGCGGCGCGAAACATGGTAGTGAGTAGCACCAGATTTCGGCACCTCGACATCCACAAGGCCACATGGCTGTCCCCTGATCAGAAAACGCGAAACCAGATTGATCATGTTGTGATAGACGGAAGGCATGCCTCAAGCGTGATGGAC GCTGCGATCACAACGGACAGCAACAGCCTACTCCACTCACCTCTCGGAACTGCTCCACCAACCAACCCTCTTCCTGTTGACGCCGGCGGACTCTGGGCGCACATATCCCACTCCATGCGAGCTGCCGCTGAAACAGCCATTGGGTTCAAGCGCCCACCCACACGGAACCAATGGTATGACGAGGAGTGTCGCATCGCAGCTGCGGCAAAAAACGCCGCCTACAGAAGAACGCTGCAGTCTGCCGCAACGCGAGCTACGTGTGAACGTTACAGGGAGAAAAGGAAGGAAGAGAGGCGGCTTTTTAGACGGAAAAAACGGGAGAAAGAAAAGCGAGAGTGCGAGGAACTCCAGGTGTTGCAGGACAGAAATGATGCTCGAAAATTTTACCAACAAGTCAACCGTCTGACACATGGTTTCAAGACCGGAGCATCTAACTGTCGAGATGAAAACGGGAATCTGGTTACAGATACGCAGTGCACGCTGAGGTTATGGAGGGCGCATTTCTCCAAGCTGCTAGCAGGCGATGACGGCACCAATCCCGCCATTGGAGGAAGCAACCCGATACCACCAATCGACGACAATGTGGATATACCACTACCTAGCCATGACGAGGTCCGAGTTGCTATTATGCGactcaaaaacaacaaagcagcCGGTGCTGATGGACTGCCTGCAGAGTTGTTTAAGGCCGGCGGCGAAGAGCTGATAAGGTGCATGCATCAGCTCTTCTGCAGAATATGGTTAGAAGAAAGCATGCCCAACGATTGGAATCTCAGCGTCCTTTGTCCTGTGCTGAAGAAAGGCGACCCGACGATATGCACCAACTACCGGGGAATTAGCCTGATTGCCATCTCATATAAGGTCCTATCGAGCGTAATATGTGAACGACTTAAGCCGTATACCAGCACACTGATCGGACCTTATCAATGCGGCTTCAGACCTGGCAAATCCACCATAGACCAGATCTTCACATTGCGCCAAATCCTGGAGAAAACCCACGAAAATGGAATTGACACACACCATCTCTTTGTCGATTACAAAGCTGCATTCGATAGTCCGACACGAGAACGCCTATATGCCACCATGTCTGAGTTCGGTATTCCTGCAAAGCTGATACGTCTTTGCAGGATGACATTGAGCAGCACCATCAGCTCTGTCAAG CTCCTTGCTTACGCGGATGATATTGACATCATTGGCCGCAGCAAGCGTGATGTCACTGCTGCATTTTCCGCTATCGAAAAAGAGTCAGCAAAAGTGGGTTTGGCGGTAAACGAGGGCAAGACGAAGTATATGCTGTCGACAAGCAGGGAGGCGCGGCGACTAGACTCCCAGGTGGTAGCAGACAACTATATGTTCGAAGTGGTCAAGGAGTTCACATACCTTGGCACTGCCATCAACACCAAAAATGACGTCAGCCTGGAGATCAAGCGAAGAATCACACTTGCCAATAGGTGCTACTTTGGTCTGA AAGCATGGGTAGTGTCAATGACAGATGCAGCAGCGCTTGGAGTGTTCGAGAGGAAAATTCTTCGCAAGATCTTCGGTCCCGTTCGGATTGGGGACGACTTTCGCATTCGGATGAACCACGAGCTGTACTAG
- the LOC132797787 gene encoding uncharacterized protein LOC132797787, with protein sequence MVGYSRTAKAYRPYDPSTGQVVEKRDVLFSELGDTEQNRKASIIFDMPMGIQESEDQIADGDGVDDEANVRVGPGRPRIVRTGMRGRPRKQFYLLGAATAGEIPIPLEEAIGGANASLWREAMDKEHKSLSIALAQFLKNENRLSRNDSLKEQYNPVLQECVDLGHMTPISPQAIVTTPNFYLPHHAVFKPDSTTTKVRVVFNASCPSSNGKSLNDILHSGPILQLDLTLQILRWRYYRYVFNADITKMYRQILMDSKHTPFQRILFRTSDGEIRDFELNTVTFGVRLSWLYESSSNLLKTYAWSILSQAESSPTTSLDSAGFPLRKWTSNHKSVLKDIPKDHLLREDFLELEDSSTAKTLSIRWQAHDDEFFFMPPEVSHQDSYTKRETRVKLQYHGFCDASERAYGAAIHVRVETANKVSTHLLTAKTKVAPVKSLSVPRLELCGAVLLAELSAALLLNLPAESFQTFFWTDSTIVLAWLNKPPCRWTTFVANRVAIIVQASDAKNWSHVRSEHNPADLASRGVLPQELIRNPLWWHGPEWPTSPSPIPETLLEQRIKCNVAKLPPTPDFLCKFSEFGKALRTSAYVLRFIDRRRKLAVPSSTVVQADELSRIQERLIVMGILRACGRLRASHSLRYDESHPIILSYSSSFSRLLVRFTHRISLHGGNQVVMRLIRSRFSIPKLKVLVKSTINSCKVCVIYKKRLQTQMMGDLPKERASYSRPFTHTEVDIAGPFEIKNYTGRACLITKGYVCVFVCFSTKAIHLEATSDLTTEKFLAAFSRFIARRGCPYQMYSDNGKTFVGADKVIFNDFVEATRECIIAQHAHKSLSWHFNPPGAPHMGRLWEDGVKSFKALFYKATSTAKYTFEELSTLLAKIEACLNSRPISPMPADPSDLLALTPGHFLVLISVLEPPINQPATSILNRWQPLKALHQQFCFRWKDEYLKELHKRTKWQSPTRNLRIGDMVVIKEDNLPSNEWRLGRVLTTCPGTDAKVRVVYVLTARGTIRKPVAKLILLPMDSKTDPSTSEGLKDE encoded by the exons ATGGTGGGTTATTCCAGGACTGCCAAAGCATACAGGCCTTACGACCCAAGCACAGGGCAAGTGGTCGAAAAGAGGGACGTGCTGTTTAGCGAACTTGGCGATACTGAGCAGAATCGAAAGGCTTCGATTATATTTGATATGCCAATGGGCATTCAAGAATCCGAGGATCAGATCGCTGATGGCGATGGTGTAGACGATGAGGCTAACGTGCGTGTAGGTCCTGGACGGCCAAGGATAGTTCGCACGGGCATGCGTGGGCGACCTCGTAAGCAGTTTTATCTACTTGGAGCTGCGACTGCTGGCGAGATCCCCATCCCCTTAGAGGAGGCGATTGGAGGAGCTAATGCATCGCTTTGGCGTGAGGCCATGGATAAAGAGCACAAGTCACT ATCTATAGCGCTGGCTCAATTCCTCAAGAACGAGAATCGTTTGTCGAGAAACGATTCTCTAAAGGAACAGTACAATCCCGTTCTCCAGGAGTGCGTGGACTTGGGTCATATGACACCCATATCGCCTCAGGCAATCGTCACGACTCCTAACTTCTATCTGCCTCACCATGCCGTGTTCAAACCAGATAGCACCACAACGAAGGTGCGGGTCGTTTTCAACGCTTCTTGTCCATCCTCAAATGGCAAGAGTCTGAATGATATCCTTCATTCAGGGCCCATTCTCCAATTGGATCTCACGTTGCAGATCCTCAGATGGCGATACTATCGATATGTGTTCAATGCGGACATAACGAAGATGTATCGCCAAATCCTCATGGACTCGAAGCACACACCGTTCCAACGAATTCTGTTCCGTACGTCGGACGGTGAGATCCGTGACTTCGAGTTGAACACAGTGACATTCGGTGTGCGCCTTTCCTGGCTCTACGAGTCCTCCAGCAACTTGCTGAAGACATACGCTTGGAGTATCCTCTCGCAAGCCGAGTCATCTCCAACAACAT CCCTGGACAGCGCTGGATTCCCGCTGAGGAAGTGGACGTCGAACCATAAGAGCGTGCTGAAGGACATTCCAAAGGACCATCTACTTAGAGAAGACTTCCTCGAACTCGAGGACTCCAGTACGGCGAAAACTCTGAGCATCAGATGGCAAGCTCACGATGACGAGTTCTTTTTCATGCCACCAGAAGTTTCCCATCAGGACTCCTACACGAAGAGGGAG ACACGAGTGAAGCTCCAGTACCACGGATTCTGTGATGCTTCAGAAAGGGCGTATGGAGCGGCGATCCATGTCCGTGTGGAGACGGCGAACAAGGTTTCCACACATCTCCTCACTGCGAAGACAAAGGTGGCTCCTGTCAAGTCTCTCTCAGTGCCACGTTTGGAGCTTTGTGGCGCAGTCCTGTTGGCTGAGTTATCTGCAGCCCTCCTCCTAAATCTGCCAGCAGAAAGTTTCCAGACTTTCTTTTGGACtgattcaacaattgttctcGCCTGGTTGAACAAGCCACCCTGCAGATGGACAACCTTTGTGGCCAATCGTGTGGCCATAATCGTCCAAGCCAGCGACGCCAAGAACTGGTCGCATGTGCGATCCGAGCACAATCCGGCAGATCTTGCAAGCCGAGGTGTCCTGCCACAAGAATTGATTCGTAATCCTTTGTGGTGGCATGGACCAGAGTGGCCAACATCTCCAAGTCCCATTCCGGAGACTTTGCTGGAGCAGCGGATTAAGTGCAACGTCGCTAAGTTACCTCCTACTCCTGATTTCCTGTGTAAGTTCTCTGAGTTTGGCAAGGCACTGCGCACGTCTGCCTATGTTCTCAGATTCATCGATAGAAGGCGGAAATTGGCAGTTCCAAGCTCTACCGTGGTCCAGGCGGATGAGCTGTCACGAATCCAAGAGCGGCTAATCGTCATG GGGATTCTACGGGCCTGTGGGCGTCTGAGGGCGTCCCACTCGCTGCGTTACGATGAGAGTCATCCAATCATCCTCTCGTATTCCTCGTCCTTTTCACGACTACTGGTTCGCTTCACCCATCGTATATCCTTACATGGGGGTAACCAAGTCGTCATGCGGCTGATCCGTTCCAGATTCTCGATTCCAAAATTGAAGGTCCTCGTCAAATCCACCATCAACTCTTGCAAGGTTTGCGTGATCTACAAGAAGAGACTGCAGACCCAAATGATGGGGGACTTGCCCAAGGAAAGGGCGTCCTACTCGAGACCTTTCACGCACACTGAAGTCGACATCGCCGGCCCATTCGAAATAAAGAATTACACTGGCCGAGCCTGCCTCATCACCAAAGGGTATGTCTGCGTCTTCGTGTGCTTCAGCACGAAGGCGATCCACTTGGAGGCAACATCGGATCTCACGACGGAGAAATTCCTGGCCGCATTCTCCCGTTTCATCGCACGGCGCGGGTGCCCATACCAGATGTACTCGGACAACGGGAAAACCTTCGTTGGAGCTGACAAAGTGATCTTCAACGACTTCGTGGAAGCGACGAGGGAGTGCATCATCGCACAACACGCCCACAAGAGCCTATCCTGGCACTTCAACCCGCCGGGCGCCCCGCATATGGGTAGATTATGGGAAGACGGCGTAAAGAGTTTCAAGGCACTCTTTTACAAGGCGACATCCACAGCGAAGTATACGTTCGAAGAGTTGTCCACTCTTCTCGCTAAGATCGAAGCCTGCCTGAATTCGAGGCCGATTTCCCCTATGCCCGCGGACCCTTCGGACTTACTAGCGCTCACTCCTGGTCATTTCCTCGTACTTATTTCGGTGTTGGAACCACCAATTAACCAACCGGCCACCTCCATCCTCAATCGATGGCAGCCACTGAAGGCTCTtcaccaacaattttgtttccgTTGGAAAGATGAGTACCTGAAGGAGCTGCACAAACGGACGAAATGGCAATCCCCTACACGGAATCTTCGGATCGGTGACATGGTCGTCATAAAAGAAGACAACCTCCCCTCGAACGAGTGGCGCCTAGGACGGGTGCTGACGACGTGTCCAGGCACCGATGCCAAGGTCCGAGTTGTATATGTGCTCACGGCGCGGGGTACTATCCGAAAACCCGTGGCCAAACTCATTCTACTCCCGATGGACAGCAAGACTGACCCCTCCACGTCAGAAGGACTGAAGGACGAATAA
- the LOC132797788 gene encoding uncharacterized protein LOC132797788, with protein MSKSQKSEKDSKHSLKLPTTSRRLSSVSPAPSGSKSATPAAQLRVKVDRPSPSASAKTPLLRTSSTALRSQATTRSVHAKFSKTRAMALNNFVAVSDRLVQFESRVRGPAAEDDNVHTYEIRRDRLQVLWDNVEAAYSTCADALHQDGDSEGTQAMEAKYDHCYAVYERCLARVKGQITQVSGSSRSEASVPPVYSSGCRLPPVDTEVFRGDYLRWPTFRDLFTAIYVNNPRLTPVEKLFHLNSKTADEANEIVAKFPLTNDGFASAWGALCERFENKRLLITIQLKILFNLSMVTQESGAAIKELQSTIQRCLTALEHSDISVCSPFADCILVFLCSSKLPKLTLSLWEQSLVDKAKIPAWQDMSTFLNERYRTLEAIEDVKQTANSQIATAGPSRPQNSKRVNSFEARVTPKGKSCDLCSKENHPVRVCPRFLQMSVNERMTYIKQKGLCLNCFARGHQLRECTSAHNCFTCKGRHNTLLHRGDTAHNGASSSSNIQSTPNPTATNVQNFFANNAQNVLLGTAVINVCHLGTTYTARALLDSGSEATFISERLFQRIKLPFQSVRAQVSGLNHAVAAQSQKLCHFSIGSPTKPRLHIETSAFVIPQLAGKLRSFDMPRTFLKDLPAIELADPHFYKSAQIDILIGADILPSVILSGSRPNICGSLLGQETVFGWILTGSVSQSMSTTVSAFSTRVAIQAEEQLDSLLSKFWEVEDIPAKLIKESDFVCEENFVKTTSRSKCGRYRVTLPFRKPDGIERGHSRSIALAQFLKNENRLSRNDSLKEQYNAVLQEYVDLGHMTPISPQAIVTTPNFYLPHHAVFKPDSTTTKVRVVFNASCPSSNGKSLNYILHSGPILQSDLTLQILRWRYYRYVFNADITKMYRQILMDSKHTPFQRILFRTSDGEIRDFELNTVTFGVRLSWLYESSSNLLMTYAWTRTHTREEAIRTIAEVCAALDSAVFPLRKSTSNHKSVLKDIPKDHLLREDFLELEDSSTAKTLGIRWQAHDDEFFFMPPEVAHQDSYTKREVLSQIAKLFDPAGWLDPFVIRAKIFIQGTRVKLQYHGFCDATERAYGAAIYVRVETANKVSTHLLTAKTIVAPVKSLSVPRLELCGAVLLAELSATLLLNLPAESFQTFFWTDSTIVLAWLNKPPCRWTTFVANRVAIIVQASDAKNWSHVRSEHNPADLASRGVLPQELIRNPLWPASPSPIPETLLEQRIKCSVAKLPPTPYFLSKFSEFGRALRTSAYVLRFIDRSRKLAVPSSTVVQADELSRIQERLIVMAQ; from the exons ATGTCCAAGAGCCAAAAGAGCGAAAAGGACTCAAAACACTCGTTAAAGCTTCCGACCACATCTCGTCGCCTGTCGTCCGTTTCGCCCGCTCCTTCGGGGTCCAAATCCGCCACACCTGCCGCTCAACTCCGAGTAAAGGTCGATCGTCCGTCGCCGTCTGCTTCTGCAAAGACTCCGCTGTTGCGTACATCTTCGACTGCTTTACGTAGTCAGGCAACTACCCGTTCCGTCCATGCTAAATTTAGCAAAACCCGTGCGATGGCTCTCAACAACTTCGTCGCCGTCTCTGACAGACTGGTGCAATTCGAGAGTCGGGTCAGAGGGCCTGCAGCCGAAGATGACAATGTACACACGTACGAAATCCGTCGTGACCGGCTGCAAGTCCTCTGGGACAATGTCGAAGCCGCTTATTCCACATGCGCTGATGCGCTGCATCAAGACGGCGACAGTGAAGGCACACAGGCAATGGAGGCAAAATACGATCACTGCTATGCAGTGTACGAGCGGTGTCTCGCCCGTGTTAAGGGGCAAATTACCCAGGTTTCCGGGTCCAGCAGGAGTGAAGCATCCGTTCCTCCTGTATACTCCAGTGGCTGCCGGCTCCCTCCAGTCGACACCGAAGTGTTCCGTGGGGATTACTTGCGGTGGCCGACTTTCCGTGACCTTTTCACGGCCATCTATGTCAACAATCCAAGGTTGACTCcggttgagaaacttttccattTGAATTCGAAGACCGCAGATGAGGCCAATGAAATAGTAGCCAAATTTCCGCTGACGAACGATGGTTTCGCGTCGGCTTGGGGTGCTCTCTGCGAACGTTTTGAGAACAAGCGCTTGTTAATAACAATCCAATTGAAGATCCTGTTTAACCTGTCCATGGTTACCCAAGAGTCGGGAGCAGCTATCAAGGAGCTGCAGAGCACGATTCAGCGTTGCTTGACCGCTCTTGAGCATTCAGACATTTCCGTCTGTAGCCCGTTCGCAGATTGCATCCTCGTTTTCCTCTGCTCGTCCAAACTCCCCAAGCTCACACTCTCGTTATGGGAGCAATCGTTGGTGGACAAAGCGAAAATTCCCGCATGGCAGGATATGAGCACGTTCCTCAATGAGCGCTACCGTACGCTCGAAGCGATTGAGGACGTGAAACAGACTGCCAACTCACAGATCGCGACTGCAGGACCATCCCGTCCGCAGAATTCGAAGCGAGTCAACTCCTTTGAGGCCCGAGTCACTCCGAAAGGCAAATCGTGTGACTTGTGCTCAAAGGAGAATCACCCTGTCCGGGTGTGTCCGCGTTTTTTGCAAATGTCGGTCAACGAGAGAATGACATACATCAAACAGAAAGGTCTCTGTTTAAACTGTTTCGCAAGAGGTCACCAACTCCGAGAGTGTACGAGTGCGCACAATTGCTTTACATGCAAAGGGCGGCACAACACTCTTCTCCACCGGGGTGACACTGCCCACAATGGTGCCTCTTCATCGTCCAATATACAGTCCACTCCAAATCcaacggcaacaaatgtgCAGAATTTCTTTGCCAATAATGCTCAGAATGTCCTTCTTGGCACGGCGGTCATCAATGTTTGCCACTTGGGCACTACATATACCGCACGTGCGCTACTTGATTCCGGGTCCGAAGCGACCTTCATTTCTGAGCGTTTGTTCCAACGCATTAAGTTGCCTTTCCAGTCCGTGCGAGCCCAGGTATCCGGGCTAAATCACGCAGTTGCGGCCCAATCGCAGAAGTTATGTCACTTCAGCATTGGTTCTCCGACGAAGCCGAGGCTCCATATCGAGACTTCGGCATTCGTAATTCCACAGTTGGCAGGCAAACTGCGCTCCTTCGATATGCCGCGAACTTTCCTAAAGGATCTACCAGCGATAGAACTGGCAGATCCACACTTCTACAAGAGCGCTCAGATCGATATTCTAattggcgcggatatccttccGTCGGTCATCTTGAGCGGCTCccggccaaacatttgtggctcactcCTTGGGCAGGAAACCGTGTTTGGCTGGATTCTTACCGGCTCCGTCTCCCAGAGTATGTCGACAACTGTTTCTGCGTTCTCGACAAGAGTCGCCATCCAAGCAGAAGAACAGCTCGACAGCCTactttccaaattttgggagGTGGAGGATATTCCAGCGAAGCTGATAAAGGAGTCAGACTTCGTTTGCGAAGAAAACTTCGTTAAGACTACTTCTCGTAGCAAATGTGGCAGATATCGGGTGACTCTTCCATTCCGGAAGCCCGATGGCATTGAACGGGGTCATTCCAGATCTATAGCGCTGGCTCAATTCCTCAAGAACGAGAATCGTTTGTCAAGAAACGACTCTCTAAAGGAACAGTACAATGCCGTTCTCCAGGAGTACGTGGACTTAGGTCATATGACACCCATATCGCCTCAGGCGATTGTCACGACTCCTAATTTCTACCTGCCTCACCACGCCGTGTTCAAACCAGATAGCACCACAACGAAGGTGCGGGTCGTTTTCAACGCATCTTGTCCATCATCAAATGGCAAGAGTCTGAATTATATCCTTCATTCAGGGCCCATTCTCCAATCGGATCTCACGTTGCAGATCCTCAGATGGCGATACTATCGATATGTGTTCAATGCGGACATAACGAAAATGTATCGCCAAATCCTCATGGACTCAAAGCACACACCGTTCCAACGAATTCTGTTTCGCACGTCAGACGGTGAGATCCGTGACTTTGAGTTGAACACAGTGACATTCGGTGTGCGCCTTTCCTGGCTCTACGAGTCCTCCAGCAACTTGCTGATGACATACGCTTGGA CGAGGACACACACAAGAGAAGAGGCCATCCGGACCATTGCGGAAGTGTGTGCAGCCCTGGACAGCGCTGTCTTCCCGCTGAGGAAATCGACGTCGAACCATAAGAGCGTGCTGAAGGACATTCCAAAGGACCATCTACTTCGAGAAGATTTCCTCGAACTCGAAGACTCCAGTACGGCGAAAACTCTGGGCATCAGGTGGCAAGCTCACGATGACGAGTTCTTCTTCATGCCACCAGAAGTTGCCCATCAGGATTCCTACACGAAGAGGGAAGTGCTTTCGCAAATCGCTAAGCTTTTCGACCCAGCCGGGTGGCTGGACCCTTTCGTTATCCGAGCCAAGATCTTCATTCAAGGA ACACGAGTGAAGCTCCAGTACCACGGATTCTGTGATGCGACAGAAAGGGCGTATGGAGCGGCGATCTATGTCCGTGTGGAGACGGCGAACAAGGTTTCCACACATCTCCTTACTGCGAAGACAATAGTGGCTCCTGTCAAGTCTCTCTCAGTGCCACGTTTGGAGCTTTGTGGCGCAGTCCTGTTGGCTGAGTTATCTGCAACCCTCCTCCTGAATCTGCCAGCAGAAAGTTTCCAGACTTTCTTTTGGACtgattcaacaattgttctcGCCTGGTTGAACAAGCCACCCTGCAGATGGACAACCTTTGTGGCCAATCGTGTGGCCATAATCGTCCAAGCCAGCGACGCCAAGAACTGGTCGCATGTGCGATCCGAGCACAATCCGGCAGATCTCGCAAGCCGTGGTGTCCTACCACAAGAATTGATTCGTAATCCTTTGTGGCCAGCATCTCCAAGTCCCATTCCGGAGACTCTGCTGGAGCAGCGGATTAAGTGCAGCGTCGCTAAGTTACCTCCGACTCCCTACTTCCTGAGCAAGTTCTCTGAGTTTGGCAGGGCACTGCGCACGTCTGCCTATGTTCTCCGATTCATCGACAGGAGTCGGAAGTTGGCAGTTCCAAGCTCTACCGTGGTCCAGGCGGATGAGCTGTCACGGATCCAAGAGCGGCTAATCGTCATGGCTCAATGA
- the LOC132797791 gene encoding uncharacterized protein LOC132797791, whose translation MAENNESSRQGEAEPLSPPDAPEPLPIFLNQSRISQTLGWLEEITENSNDSVLAHVDGKLTTMQKELLFTPQQQQPESTIVYALTGSEENIKNMLHAAEMYGVPGRGLPFRPFVQLLQVLIFPTYTKLLVKSLQSLPSIEDGGGQLVNWWFQHRNKRATYEEMARSER comes from the exons ATGGCAG AGAATAATGAGTCATCGCGTCAGGGAGAGGCAGAGCCGCTATCGCCACCGGATGCACCGGAGCCACTGCCAATATTCCTAAATCAATCGCGCATTAGCCAAACGCTTGGTTGGCTGGAGGAAATCACTGAGAATTCAAACGATTCAGTATTGGCACACGTAGATGGTAAATTGACCACGATGCAGAAGGAGTTGCTATTTActcctcagcagcagcagccggaaAGCACAATTGTATACGCGCTGACTGGAAGCgaagaaaacattaaaaatatgctgCATGCGGCAGAAATGTATGGA GTTCCGGGTAGGGGACTGCCATTTCGTCCTTTTGTGCAGCTCCTTCAGGTACTCATCTTTCCAACGTACACAAAATTGTTGGTGAAGAGCCTTCAGTCGCTGCCATCGATTGAGGATGGAGGTGGCCAGTTGGTTAATTGGTGGTTCCAACACCGAAATAAGAGGGCCACCTATGAGGAAATGGCCAGGAGTGAGCGCTAG